One part of the Brachyspira sp. SAP_772 genome encodes these proteins:
- the chvE gene encoding multiple monosaccharide ABC transporter substrate-binding protein — MIKKLSIILCSFVFFMISCSGGNESSGDKLLVGVAMPTQSSERWINDAANMKANLEKLGYAVDIQFAEDDVQTQVSQIENFIAKGVNCLVVASVDSQALVNVLDQAKNNGIPVIAYDRLLMDTDSVSYYATFDNKGVGTKIAEYIVKAKNLETAKQENRSYTIEFFMGSPDDNNALFLYNGIMEVLQPYLDNGVLVCKTKRTSFQDTCILRWSQETAQQWAENYLSGYYNNQKLDIACSAFDGFAYGIRSALEASGYQVGKDWPIITGQDADLMAIKNIISGHQTMTIFKDTRILAEKCATMVDAVLKGGEPEINDTTQYNNNVKIVPTYLCEPIAVDKDNYQTVIVDSGYYTKEQLQIN; from the coding sequence ATGATAAAAAAATTATCTATTATTCTTTGTTCTTTCGTATTCTTTATGATTTCTTGCTCTGGAGGAAATGAAAGTAGTGGAGATAAACTTTTAGTAGGTGTTGCTATGCCAACACAATCATCAGAAAGATGGATAAATGATGCTGCTAATATGAAAGCTAATTTAGAGAAATTAGGCTATGCAGTAGACATTCAATTTGCAGAAGATGATGTTCAAACACAAGTATCACAAATTGAAAACTTCATAGCTAAGGGAGTGAATTGCTTAGTTGTAGCTTCAGTAGATTCTCAAGCATTAGTAAATGTTTTGGATCAGGCAAAAAATAACGGTATACCGGTAATAGCTTATGATAGATTATTAATGGATACAGATTCTGTTTCATATTATGCTACATTTGATAATAAAGGTGTAGGAACTAAAATAGCTGAATATATAGTAAAAGCAAAAAATTTAGAAACAGCTAAACAAGAAAATAGAAGTTATACTATAGAATTCTTTATGGGTTCACCAGACGATAACAATGCTCTTTTCTTATATAATGGTATAATGGAAGTTTTACAACCATATCTTGATAATGGTGTATTAGTTTGTAAAACTAAAAGAACAAGTTTCCAAGATACTTGTATTTTAAGATGGTCACAAGAAACTGCACAACAATGGGCAGAAAATTATCTTTCTGGCTACTATAATAATCAAAAATTAGATATAGCTTGCAGCGCTTTTGATGGTTTTGCTTATGGTATACGTTCTGCTTTAGAGGCTTCTGGTTATCAAGTTGGTAAAGACTGGCCAATAATAACAGGACAGGATGCAGATTTGATGGCTATAAAAAATATTATTTCAGGTCATCAAACTATGACTATATTTAAAGATACAAGAATATTAGCTGAGAAATGTGCTACTATGGTAGATGCAGTATTGAAAGGCGGAGAGCCAGAAATAAATGATACTACTCAATATAATAATAATGTAAAAATAGTACCTACTTATTTATGTGAACCTATTGCTGTTGATAAAGATAATTATCAGACAGTAATAGTTGATAGTGGATATTATACAAAAGAACAACTTCAAATTAATTAA
- a CDS encoding AraC family transcriptional regulator has protein sequence MKNLYTNIGMNNSIEYICNHILKIIQSPVRIFDLSNSLEKIIGIESYIEDLLDDNIKNFLLDNSNKNYPILNVDKDNIVYCCIYLIDKKIIIGPNCINKNYKNVNKKYDNIFEMPLDIFCEEILFIHNLYNNTEVSYDEMLIKNFISDELLHKISKEITDTYINTYSNNSFHNPYDRELRILESIRNGDLNNLKQSLDEKFIGQYGVMAKDKIRSYKNVAICHICLSSRAAIEGGISSEIAFSICDNFVRRLEDMDKIEHIQSIEKEAQFYFAQFVHNEKNNEYIDNKNYLINQCKEIIIKNINKKIIVKDIAKKLCTNSEYLSRVFSRQEGITIKDYIQREKVQFSKNMLIYYKYSFGEISQYFSFYSQSHYIKIFKKWTGTTPKKFRDEYGLKER, from the coding sequence TTGAAAAATTTATATACTAATATTGGTATGAATAATAGTATAGAATATATATGTAATCATATTTTAAAAATTATTCAATCCCCTGTTAGAATTTTTGATTTATCCAATTCATTAGAAAAAATTATAGGCATTGAATCTTATATAGAAGATTTACTCGATGATAATATCAAAAACTTTTTACTTGATAATTCAAATAAAAATTATCCTATTTTAAATGTTGATAAAGATAATATAGTTTATTGCTGTATTTATCTTATTGATAAAAAGATTATTATAGGACCAAATTGTATAAATAAAAATTATAAAAATGTTAATAAAAAGTATGATAATATATTTGAAATGCCATTAGATATATTTTGTGAGGAAATATTATTCATTCATAATTTATATAATAATACTGAAGTATCTTATGATGAAATGCTTATAAAAAATTTTATTAGTGATGAGTTATTGCATAAAATAAGTAAAGAAATTACAGATACTTATATAAATACTTACTCAAATAATAGTTTTCATAATCCTTATGATAGGGAATTGCGTATATTAGAAAGCATTAGAAATGGAGATTTAAATAATTTAAAACAGAGTTTAGATGAGAAATTTATAGGTCAATATGGTGTCATGGCTAAAGACAAAATACGTTCATATAAGAATGTAGCAATATGTCATATATGTTTATCGAGCAGAGCGGCTATAGAAGGCGGTATTTCATCTGAGATAGCTTTTTCTATTTGTGATAATTTTGTTAGACGATTAGAAGATATGGATAAAATAGAACATATACAATCCATAGAAAAAGAAGCTCAGTTTTATTTTGCTCAATTTGTACATAATGAAAAAAATAATGAGTATATAGACAATAAAAATTATTTAATAAACCAATGCAAAGAAATAATAATAAAAAATATTAATAAAAAAATAATAGTAAAAGATATAGCTAAAAAACTCTGTACCAATTCAGAATATCTTTCAAGAGTGTTCAGTAGACAAGAAGGAATCACAATAAAAGATTATATACAGCGAGAGAAGGTACAATTTTCAAAAAATATGCTGATTTATTATAAATATTCATTTGGAGAAATATCACAGTATTTTTCTTTTTATTCACAAAGCCATTATATAAAAATATTTAAAAAATGGACTGGTACAACCCCAAAAAAATTCAGAGATGAATATGGATTGAAAGAAAGATAA
- a CDS encoding MFS transporter, protein MRNESVIYSAGSFGQKFGSGIAAALFGWILTAFGYQANAEVVSSGTIFAIKFLFLYLPILANVIQIILLYLYKLDKLYSQIIKELQERNLQNN, encoded by the coding sequence ATTAGAAATGAGAGCGTTATATATTCTGCTGGCAGTTTTGGACAGAAATTTGGATCTGGAATAGCTGCTGCATTGTTTGGTTGGATATTAACTGCTTTTGGATATCAAGCTAATGCGGAGGTCGTTTCATCTGGTACAATATTTGCTATAAAATTTTTATTCTTATATTTGCCTATTTTAGCTAATGTTATACAGATAATACTTTTATATTTATATAAACTAGATAAACTTTATTCTCAGATAATAAAAGAATTACAAGAAAGAAATTTACAAAATAATTAA
- a CDS encoding restriction endonuclease, with translation MALLGTYDYCKYVLRFFYETTGAVHRSKSYEKVKEYSNTSDEDYNIVYEHVKSNKNGYSKFKDKINWNFTFLKQAELIENVERGVYQITDFGKKFYEENPNFDFKTLKEKTPYLENSKSHDNEEDNDDIEEDENRSEVEKSIEEYYEGVEKDILDRLQLMGESSVDKGTRFENICLDLLEKMGYGKKYRTGGSGDRGIDGTLTMDKFGFDIVGVQCKCYKENNKVNDTEITKFAHGLKNVNGISRGIFITTSDYTPQAKKVVEELKDIKIILINGYKLAKYMREYEVGVKVLETRNIYDIII, from the coding sequence ATGGCACTTTTAGGAACATACGATTATTGTAAATATGTTTTAAGGTTTTTTTATGAAACTACTGGAGCAGTACATAGAAGTAAATCATATGAGAAAGTAAAAGAATATTCAAATACAAGTGATGAAGATTATAATATAGTTTATGAACATGTAAAATCAAATAAGAATGGATATTCAAAATTTAAAGATAAGATAAATTGGAATTTTACTTTTTTAAAACAAGCAGAATTAATTGAAAACGTTGAGAGGGGAGTATATCAAATAACTGACTTCGGCAAAAAATTCTATGAAGAAAATCCAAACTTTGATTTCAAAACGCTAAAAGAAAAAACTCCGTATTTAGAAAATAGCAAAAGCCATGATAATGAAGAAGATAATGATGACATAGAAGAAGATGAAAACAGAAGCGAGGTTGAAAAGAGCATTGAAGAATATTATGAGGGTGTGGAAAAAGATATATTAGACAGATTGCAGCTAATGGGTGAGAGTAGTGTTGATAAGGGGACTAGGTTTGAAAATATATGTTTAGATTTGCTTGAGAAAATGGGCTATGGTAAAAAATATAGAACAGGCGGAAGCGGTGATAGGGGAATTGACGGCACGCTTACTATGGATAAATTCGGTTTTGATATAGTGGGTGTGCAATGTAAATGCTACAAAGAAAATAACAAAGTTAATGACACAGAAATAACAAAATTTGCACATGGTCTTAAAAATGTTAATGGCATAAGCAGAGGAATTTTTATTACAACTTCAGATTATACTCCGCAAGCAAAGAAGGTTGTAGAAGAGTTAAAAGATATAAAAATAATTCTTATAAACGGATATAAGCTTGCTAAATATATGCGTGAATACGAGGTTGGAGTAAAAGTATTAGAGACAAGGAATATATATGATATTATTATTTAA
- a CDS encoding radical SAM mobile pair protein B — protein sequence MDTIIRNIEVKNVLTKSNLPVSDYSVNPYIGCTHACKYCYASFMKRFTNHTEPWGEFLDIKLWPDIKNPQKYKGKELFMSSVTDPYQPAEETACRTRAILKQMQGSGCSIGIATKSDLVVRDLDIIKTFPNARVSWSINTLDENFRADMDKAVSIERRLSAMKIFYDAHVRTTCFISPIFPAITDIPAIIRRVKKQCNMIWLENLNLRGGYKKIILEYIKEKYPKFETLYNDIYIKGDMKYWYELDAEMTKFCNEEGLLYVRNDDSIKRPFNEPPIVVNYFFHEKIIPSAKKKEKKL from the coding sequence ATGGATACTATTATTCGTAATATTGAAGTAAAAAATGTATTAACAAAGTCCAATTTACCAGTAAGTGATTATTCGGTAAATCCTTATATAGGCTGCACTCATGCATGTAAATATTGCTATGCATCATTTATGAAAAGATTCACAAATCATACAGAACCTTGGGGAGAGTTTTTAGACATTAAACTATGGCCTGACATTAAAAATCCGCAAAAATACAAAGGTAAAGAATTATTTATGTCTTCAGTTACAGATCCATATCAGCCTGCTGAAGAAACTGCTTGCAGAACTAGAGCTATTCTAAAACAGATGCAGGGAAGCGGCTGCAGTATTGGCATTGCTACAAAATCGGATCTTGTAGTTAGAGATCTTGATATTATTAAAACATTTCCTAATGCAAGAGTTTCATGGTCAATAAATACTCTTGACGAAAATTTCCGTGCTGATATGGATAAAGCAGTAAGTATTGAGAGAAGATTGTCAGCTATGAAAATATTTTATGATGCTCATGTGCGTACAACATGCTTTATATCTCCAATATTTCCAGCTATAACAGATATACCTGCTATAATAAGAAGAGTAAAAAAGCAATGCAATATGATATGGCTTGAAAATCTTAATCTAAGAGGCGGATATAAAAAGATAATATTAGAATATATAAAAGAAAAATACCCAAAGTTTGAAACTTTATACAATGACATATACATTAAAGGCGATATGAAGTATTGGTATGAACTAGATGCAGAAATGACAAAATTTTGCAATGAAGAAGGACTGCTATATGTAAGAAATGATGATTCAATAAAACGTCCTTTCAATGAACCTCCAATAGTTGTAAATTATTTCTTTCATGAAAAGATTATACCTTCTGCAAAGAAAAAAGAAAAAAAATTATAA
- a CDS encoding MFS transporter, which translates to MYYNYTNRRLDSRNLKAYGNTQTSWAMAYGIYSIIGVILFLITFKYTKERVGSISSTTRQKVPIAESLKSLLKNKYWIIIFVYSIVQTIGIIVTNTSTVYYAKYIFGDENIVKYFTVTNFIPVILGVVFLMPFLIEKYGKRNVGIMGRIIYIISTFIIIFAGNDFTIVMIGNIIRGFSGSFNCAAGWAFSQI; encoded by the coding sequence ATTTATTATAATTATACTAATAGGAGGCTTGATAGTAGGAACTTAAAAGCTTATGGTAATACTCAAACAAGTTGGGCTATGGCTTATGGTATTTATAGTATTATAGGAGTAATATTATTCCTTATTACATTTAAATACACCAAAGAAAGAGTTGGAAGTATATCAAGTACAACCAGACAAAAAGTTCCTATAGCTGAAAGTTTAAAAAGTCTTTTAAAAAATAAGTATTGGATTATAATTTTTGTTTATAGCATAGTTCAGACTATAGGTATAATAGTAACAAATACTAGCACAGTATATTATGCTAAATATATTTTCGGCGATGAAAACATAGTAAAATATTTTACAGTAACAAATTTCATTCCTGTAATATTAGGTGTTGTATTTTTGATGCCTTTTCTTATTGAAAAATACGGTAAAAGAAATGTGGGGATAATGGGCCGTATTATATATATAATTTCTACATTTATTATTATATTTGCAGGAAATGATTTTACAATTGTAATGATAGGCAATATAATAAGAGGTTTTTCAGGTTCATTCAATTGTGCGGCTGGATGGGCATTTTCTCAGATATAA
- a CDS encoding alpha-L-arabinofuranosidase C-terminal domain-containing protein: MLSFDEWNVWFHSQSQDNEINEKTPWGKAPRLLEDIYTFEDALLVGSLIMSLLRHSDRVKIACLAQLVNVIAPIFTEPNGKAWAQTIFYPFMQASNNGRGTALRTEVKSPKYDSKNFNDVPYLDSIVIYNEEKKEIVVFAVNRSDKESIETEIELGGFKANKILEFSTMTGFDIKAVNSANNDSVKPSECKDIEINNNIN, translated from the coding sequence ATGCTATCTTTCGATGAATGGAATGTTTGGTTTCATTCACAATCTCAAGACAATGAGATTAATGAAAAAACTCCTTGGGGTAAAGCACCAAGATTATTAGAAGATATTTATACTTTTGAAGATGCATTATTGGTTGGTTCTTTAATAATGAGTCTTTTAAGACATAGTGATAGGGTAAAAATAGCATGTCTTGCTCAGCTTGTTAATGTTATAGCACCTATATTTACAGAACCTAATGGAAAAGCATGGGCTCAAACTATATTTTATCCATTTATGCAGGCTTCTAATAATGGTAGAGGAACAGCATTAAGAACAGAGGTTAAATCTCCTAAATATGATAGTAAAAACTTTAATGATGTACCATATTTAGATTCAATAGTAATATACAATGAAGAAAAGAAAGAAATAGTTGTGTTTGCTGTTAATAGATCTGATAAAGAAAGCATTGAGACAGAAATAGAATTAGGAGGATTTAAAGCTAATAAAATACTTGAATTTTCTACTATGACTGGTTTCGATATAAAAGCAGTTAATAGTGCAAATAATGATTCTGTAAAACCTAGTGAATGTAAAGATATAGAGATAAATAATAATATTAATTAA
- a CDS encoding ankyrin repeat domain-containing protein, with amino-acid sequence MKKVFIILFLFNILLYSKTLDESLFSAVEDNNIKKVKSYLDKGANCNALDSYNRTALINASVCGYDDIAKLLIEEGTDVNIKDKAGATALMYASRDTNYEIVEFLLKNGADVNIKDIAGETALYYSIEHNSYGQENERENAVKILNLLIKYGADVNTKNDEGASLLDVSYRISESFDKNKEMFKILVENGFDVESKIKSDSTDYDYTPLMISVYKEDYDMVQYLLDKGANPNAANNENKTALMIANDDGNFDISKLLIQQGANINAQDEDGCTTLMTATVSGDYEMVKFLLENGADINTKDNDGNTALYYNIYYDHYGKEERLENAKKIFNLLIKYGADVNTKDNDGASLLDISYRPSTALIQNREMFKVLVENGFDLESRIKGGDDYPTDYDYTPLMIAALRNDYDMVKFLVEKGADVNAKTHSEYSSVETPLLLSLDYEHIDSRYDENSSVAEFLINNGADINVTNEDGETPLMYASKVHNIKVVELLIQKGADINAFNNYGNTALIYGVNNLETVKLLVENGADVNFYKGGSTALISACEYSHERNIDVIKYLVSKNANINAQDNEGYTALNKTLDTSDEGSIDILDFEIANFLIEQGADVNIKNKREYTPLIYLGMGEGNFNNKSFQEYRIKLAEVLLEKGADINAKDYNGYTSLIWACSSYGSRFAEPFVKFLVEQGADINITNNYGDTALDIAEHLKLRKIVSILKKAQRTQINRK; translated from the coding sequence ATGAAAAAAGTATTTATTATATTATTCTTGTTTAATATTCTTTTGTATTCTAAAACTTTAGATGAATCGTTATTTTCCGCTGTAGAAGATAATAATATAAAAAAAGTTAAATCATATTTAGATAAAGGTGCAAACTGTAATGCATTAGATTCTTATAATAGAACGGCTTTAATAAATGCTTCTGTATGCGGATATGATGATATAGCAAAATTACTTATAGAAGAAGGTACAGATGTCAATATTAAAGATAAAGCAGGTGCTACAGCATTAATGTACGCTTCTAGAGATACAAATTATGAAATAGTTGAATTTTTATTAAAAAATGGTGCTGATGTAAACATTAAAGATATTGCAGGAGAAACTGCATTATATTATAGTATTGAGCATAATAGTTACGGACAGGAAAATGAAAGAGAAAATGCTGTAAAAATACTTAATTTATTAATAAAATACGGTGCTGATGTAAATACCAAAAATGATGAAGGTGCATCTCTTCTTGATGTATCCTATAGAATTTCAGAATCTTTTGATAAAAATAAAGAAATGTTTAAAATATTAGTTGAAAATGGTTTTGATGTAGAATCAAAAATAAAGTCGGATAGTACTGATTATGATTATACTCCTTTAATGATTTCTGTTTATAAAGAAGATTATGATATGGTTCAATATTTGCTTGATAAAGGTGCCAATCCTAATGCGGCAAATAATGAAAACAAAACCGCTTTAATGATTGCTAATGATGATGGAAATTTTGATATTTCAAAATTACTTATACAACAAGGTGCTAATATAAACGCACAAGATGAAGACGGCTGTACAACATTAATGACAGCTACTGTAAGCGGAGATTATGAAATGGTTAAATTTTTATTAGAAAATGGTGCTGATATAAATACTAAAGACAATGATGGAAACACTGCATTATATTATAATATTTACTATGATCATTACGGAAAAGAAGAAAGACTAGAAAATGCTAAAAAAATATTTAATTTATTAATAAAATATGGTGCTGATGTAAATACTAAAGACAATGATGGAGCATCACTTCTTGATATATCTTATAGACCTTCAACAGCCTTGATACAAAATAGAGAAATGTTTAAAGTATTAGTAGAAAATGGTTTTGACTTAGAATCAAGAATAAAGGGTGGGGATGATTATCCTACTGATTATGATTATACTCCTTTAATGATAGCAGCTTTAAGAAATGACTATGATATGGTTAAATTTTTAGTTGAAAAAGGTGCCGATGTAAATGCTAAAACACATTCTGAATATAGCTCAGTGGAAACTCCTCTATTACTCTCATTAGATTATGAACATATTGATTCTAGATATGATGAAAATTCATCTGTTGCAGAATTTTTAATAAATAATGGTGCTGATATAAATGTAACAAATGAGGATGGAGAGACACCTTTAATGTATGCTTCCAAAGTTCATAATATAAAAGTGGTAGAACTTCTAATACAAAAAGGTGCTGATATAAATGCTTTCAATAATTATGGAAATACAGCCTTAATATATGGTGTAAATAATTTAGAAACAGTAAAATTATTAGTGGAAAATGGTGCAGATGTAAACTTTTATAAAGGAGGAAGTACTGCTTTAATATCAGCATGTGAGTATAGTCATGAAAGAAATATAGATGTAATAAAATATTTAGTTTCAAAAAATGCCAATATAAATGCACAAGATAATGAAGGATACACAGCTTTAAATAAAACTCTTGATACTTCAGATGAAGGCAGTATTGATATATTAGACTTTGAAATAGCTAATTTTTTAATAGAGCAAGGTGCTGATGTAAACATAAAGAATAAACGAGAATATACTCCTTTGATATATCTTGGTATGGGTGAAGGTAATTTTAATAATAAAAGTTTTCAGGAATATCGTATAAAATTAGCTGAAGTTTTATTAGAAAAAGGTGCAGATATTAATGCAAAAGATTATAATGGATACACTTCTTTAATTTGGGCTTGTTCATCATATGGCTCAAGGTTTGCTGAACCATTTGTTAAATTTTTAGTAGAACAAGGGGCTGACATAAATATTACAAATAACTATGGAGATACCGCTTTAGATATAGCAGAACATCTTAAACTTAGAAAAATTGTAAGCATTCTAAAAAAAGCTCAAAGAACTCAAATAAATAGAAAGTAA
- a CDS encoding peptide ABC transporter substrate-binding protein encodes MIKKVIIILLANIFLLSCSNSKSSNEGIVVSVGGMPSSLDPAFAKGINTAVYITHAFETLTQRDEDGTIIPALAESWEAMSNNTVYIFHLRENAKWSDGKTVTANDFVYTLRRLIDPKVASPFSLGFDIIKNAHSIMLGEKPLEELGVYALDDYTLKIELDIPLPYFEEAMASDIASPVREDIIEAYGEDWALNKEHYIGNGPYIITEYDKAVKIVMEKNPYYWDKDNVKAEKITFEFLEDVNTAVAAIYAESILFYPEAPENERASLIEQGIGIEVDITSIAYYMVNLKRKPFTDPLVRKALALGIDRNYIVNNVLGGGRVAANGFVPINVKNGTNNFRDNAPEYFSLKESDYQKNIEEAKKLLAQAGYSDMKKFPIIELITTTNPSSLFVAEAIQSMYKNNLGIDLKLRYEEPTSYLQSIKDGSFQMIKAATSVAYNQATGYLRLFQLDGLGNDGGYTNEVYDYLVDIAMTNANEDIRIKAAYDAERILIQEDMAIIPIYYDKATVMQSKKLHGVKYDIFSIYDFRNAYISE; translated from the coding sequence ATGATAAAGAAAGTTATAATAATTTTGCTTGCAAATATATTTTTATTATCATGTTCTAATAGTAAGTCATCTAATGAAGGAATAGTGGTATCAGTTGGAGGGATGCCAAGCAGTTTAGATCCAGCATTTGCAAAAGGCATTAATACAGCAGTTTACATAACACATGCTTTTGAAACTCTTACTCAAAGAGATGAAGATGGTACTATAATTCCTGCACTTGCTGAAAGCTGGGAAGCTATGAGCAATAATACAGTTTATATATTTCATTTGAGAGAAAATGCTAAATGGTCTGACGGGAAGACAGTAACTGCAAATGATTTTGTATACACTTTAAGAAGATTGATAGATCCTAAAGTTGCTTCCCCATTTTCTTTGGGTTTTGATATAATAAAAAATGCACATTCTATAATGTTGGGAGAGAAGCCATTAGAAGAATTAGGAGTTTATGCTTTAGATGATTATACTTTAAAAATAGAGCTTGATATACCGCTTCCTTATTTTGAGGAGGCTATGGCTAGTGATATTGCTTCTCCTGTGAGGGAAGATATTATAGAAGCTTACGGAGAAGATTGGGCATTAAATAAAGAACATTATATAGGAAACGGTCCTTATATAATAACAGAATATGATAAAGCTGTGAAAATAGTAATGGAGAAAAATCCTTATTATTGGGATAAAGATAATGTTAAGGCTGAAAAAATCACTTTTGAGTTTTTAGAAGATGTTAATACTGCAGTTGCGGCAATTTATGCAGAGAGTATATTATTTTATCCGGAGGCACCAGAAAATGAAAGAGCTTCTTTAATAGAGCAGGGCATAGGGATAGAAGTTGACATAACATCAATAGCTTACTATATGGTTAACTTAAAGAGAAAGCCTTTTACTGATCCTTTAGTAAGAAAAGCATTGGCGCTTGGCATAGATAGAAATTATATAGTAAATAATGTTTTAGGAGGAGGAAGGGTAGCAGCTAATGGTTTTGTTCCTATCAATGTAAAGAATGGTACTAATAATTTTAGAGATAATGCTCCTGAATATTTTTCTCTTAAAGAGAGCGATTATCAAAAAAATATTGAAGAAGCTAAAAAACTTCTTGCTCAGGCAGGATACAGTGACATGAAAAAATTCCCTATAATAGAGTTAATTACAACAACTAATCCTTCTTCATTATTTGTGGCAGAAGCTATTCAAAGTATGTATAAAAATAATTTAGGTATAGATTTAAAACTTAGATATGAAGAGCCCACAAGTTATTTGCAGTCTATAAAGGACGGAAGTTTTCAAATGATTAAGGCTGCTACAAGTGTTGCTTACAATCAGGCTACTGGTTATTTAAGACTTTTTCAGCTTGACGGTTTAGGAAATGACGGTGGATATACTAATGAAGTTTATGATTATTTAGTTGATATTGCTATGACTAATGCCAATGAAGATATAAGAATAAAAGCAGCTTATGATGCAGAACGTATACTTATACAAGAGGATATGGCTATTATTCCTATATATTATGATAAAGCTACTGTTATGCAGAGTAAAAAGCTTCATGGTGTGAAATATGATATTTTCTCAATATATGATTTTAGAAATGCCTATATAAGTGAATAA
- a CDS encoding transcriptional regulator, with translation MSSNIILETLISVANGIAKQFGNNCEVCIYELKDESLEHTILFIINDRVTERKLGDGVSNVVLKTIEKIKKGEPITNHLSYLTKSSNGKILKSSSVFIKDMEGKYRYMLSINFDISSFIPFKSDLELLIQTEDKSKLEEIPNSAQELMDKLILKSEELIGKPASIMNKDEKIKAIKFLNDSGVFLITKSGDKVSNHFGISKFTLYNYIDSKKEEVNE, from the coding sequence ATGAGTTCTAATATAATACTTGAAACATTAATAAGTGTAGCAAATGGCATAGCAAAGCAATTTGGAAATAATTGTGAAGTTTGTATTTATGAATTAAAAGATGAAAGCTTAGAACATACAATACTTTTTATAATCAATGATAGAGTTACAGAAAGAAAATTGGGCGATGGTGTTTCAAATGTAGTATTAAAAACTATAGAAAAGATAAAAAAAGGTGAGCCTATAACTAATCATTTATCATATCTTACAAAATCATCAAATGGCAAAATATTAAAGTCTTCAAGTGTATTTATAAAAGATATGGAAGGAAAATATCGATATATGCTTTCTATAAACTTTGATATAAGCAGTTTTATTCCATTTAAAAGTGATTTAGAGTTATTAATTCAAACAGAAGATAAATCTAAACTTGAAGAGATACCAAACAGTGCTCAGGAGCTTATGGATAAACTTATATTAAAAAGTGAAGAATTAATAGGAAAGCCTGCTTCTATAATGAATAAAGATGAAAAAATAAAAGCTATTAAGTTTTTAAATGATTCTGGGGTATTTTTAATAACAAAGTCAGGAGATAAGGTATCAAATCATTTTGGAATAAGTAAATTTACTCTATATAATTATATAGATTCAAAAAAGGAGGAAGTAAATGAGTGA